A single Oscillospiraceae bacterium DNA region contains:
- the rsmA gene encoding 16S rRNA (adenine(1518)-N(6)/adenine(1519)-N(6))-dimethyltransferase RsmA, producing MFEIYNLTDINDIKYILKKHGFHFSKSLGQNFLTDENVPKEIARLCTSDKDCGIIEIGAGMGTLTKELSKVCKKVVSLEIDTALIPVLKETLADCENVTVINADVLKTDINKLIEEYFPNTNVYIAANLPYYITTPVIMHILESDAPIKAMTVMVQREVAKRLCADEKSSDYGAISLAVAYRTEPKLLFDVPPQSFIPEPSVYSSVVKLNLREKPPVNPQSPENFFKLIKAAFALRRKTFVNSVCATLPELSKENVIKSLKTCNLPENIRGESISIENFASLSDLLFKK from the coding sequence CTGTTTGAAATTTATAATTTAACGGATATAAACGATATTAAATATATTTTAAAAAAGCACGGCTTTCACTTTTCAAAATCCTTGGGACAAAATTTTCTTACCGATGAAAACGTTCCTAAAGAGATTGCAAGGCTTTGCACCTCAGACAAGGACTGCGGAATAATTGAAATCGGTGCGGGAATGGGCACTCTTACAAAGGAGCTTTCAAAGGTATGCAAAAAGGTTGTAAGCCTTGAAATTGATACTGCTCTTATCCCCGTTTTAAAGGAAACCCTTGCAGACTGTGAAAATGTTACCGTAATAAATGCAGATGTTTTGAAAACAGATATTAATAAGCTTATTGAGGAATATTTTCCAAATACAAACGTGTATATTGCGGCAAATCTTCCTTATTATATTACTACACCCGTTATAATGCATATTCTTGAAAGCGACGCTCCCATTAAAGCTATGACTGTTATGGTGCAACGAGAGGTTGCCAAAAGACTTTGCGCCGACGAAAAAAGCTCAGATTACGGAGCTATCTCTTTAGCCGTTGCGTACAGGACAGAGCCGAAGCTTCTTTTTGACGTTCCGCCTCAAAGCTTTATTCCCGAGCCCTCGGTATATTCTTCGGTAGTAAAGCTTAATTTAAGAGAAAAGCCTCCCGTAAATCCGCAAAGCCCCGAGAACTTTTTCAAGCTTATAAAAGCAGCCTTTGCCCTGAGAAGAAAAACCTTTGTAAACTCTGTCTGTGCCACCTTGCCTGAGCTTTCAAAAGAAAATGTCATTAAAAGTCTTAAAACTTGCAATTTACCCGAAAATATTCGCGGAGAATCCATAAGTATCGAAAATTTTGCAAGTTTGAGCGATTTATTATTCAAAAAATAG
- a CDS encoding YqeG family HAD IIIA-type phosphatase translates to MSFYPDIILSSLEEINCSFLKENNIQGLIIDLDDTLVMHGKSEIPKASQKLLEMLKSNGFSVVVMSNNTKKRAEPLCKRLDVDFVYSSRKPFLRGYRLALKKLNLPAKNICAIGDQLLSDIVGANRMGFLSVYIPPLTKKGGFTVRVKRIIERPFVKIIRKIKK, encoded by the coding sequence ATGTCTTTTTATCCCGATATTATATTAAGCTCTCTCGAAGAGATAAATTGCAGCTTTCTTAAAGAAAATAATATTCAAGGCTTAATAATAGACCTTGACGATACTCTTGTAATGCACGGAAAATCCGAAATTCCAAAGGCTTCTCAAAAGCTTTTGGAAATGCTCAAAAGCAACGGATTTTCCGTTGTTGTAATGTCCAATAATACAAAAAAACGTGCCGAGCCTCTTTGCAAAAGGCTTGACGTTGACTTTGTTTATTCCTCAAGGAAGCCTTTTTTAAGGGGCTACAGGCTTGCGCTTAAAAAGCTTAATCTGCCTGCAAAAAATATCTGTGCCATAGGCGACCAGCTTTTGTCGGATATAGTGGGCGCAAACAGAATGGGCTTTTTGAGTGTATATATTCCCCCATTGACTAAAAAGGGCGGTTTTACCGTAAGAGTCAAAAGAATTATCGAAAGACCCTTTGTAAAGATTATCAGAAAAATTAAAAAATAA
- a CDS encoding PDZ domain-containing protein: protein MKKYSEKKIGLTTFLFILICAVLITALATFFTLNQKLTSSAKTVSQKEALVAKLIKADELLTKRYLYNLPSNTEFVDGILKGYMDSLNDRYAIYLDKASYRAYSAVQNGYVSMLGIVSSFDGSINGIHVDYVVKDSPADKAGIVKGDIITNVGGIKVTKYNYFIALNSLMGKEDSMADLQLSHNGEALDISVKLSYTKPPSVFSHFFENDGLGLINIPYFTEKTADEFKEAINGFETAISGLIIDLRGNPGGNLEQATKVLDLLLPDTTLYTAVYSENISSTSSQPQTAVSDSEFFNTAIIVLADHNTRGVAEIFAAVLQSNDCPVVGVETYGKVAFQEAVNLGDETGIYFTSKRFLDSKNNEISHAVVPEKTFELAPEKQALLPSLEYSEDDQITSTIEYFKALLQLGPEEAEKEEIVSSEADS from the coding sequence ATGAAAAAATATTCAGAAAAGAAAATAGGTCTTACAACCTTTTTATTTATTCTTATATGCGCTGTTTTGATTACTGCTTTGGCGACCTTTTTTACCCTTAATCAAAAGCTTACATCAAGCGCCAAAACAGTTTCCCAAAAGGAAGCTCTTGTTGCAAAGCTTATAAAGGCGGACGAATTGCTAACTAAGAGATATCTTTATAATCTTCCCTCAAACACAGAGTTTGTTGACGGCATTTTAAAAGGATATATGGACTCTCTCAATGACAGATACGCCATTTATCTTGACAAAGCCTCATACAGAGCCTACTCTGCTGTTCAAAACGGATATGTAAGTATGCTTGGCATTGTATCCTCCTTTGACGGAAGCATTAACGGTATTCACGTTGATTACGTGGTTAAGGACTCCCCTGCAGATAAGGCGGGAATTGTAAAAGGTGATATTATAACCAATGTTGGCGGCATCAAGGTTACCAAATACAATTATTTTATAGCCTTAAACAGCCTTATGGGAAAAGAGGACAGTATGGCAGATTTGCAGCTTTCCCACAACGGCGAAGCCCTTGACATCAGCGTAAAGCTTTCCTATACTAAGCCGCCTTCGGTTTTTTCACACTTTTTCGAAAATGACGGTCTGGGACTTATAAATATTCCTTACTTTACCGAAAAAACAGCCGACGAATTTAAAGAAGCAATCAACGGTTTTGAAACTGCAATTTCGGGACTTATTATTGATTTGCGCGGAAATCCGGGCGGAAATCTTGAGCAGGCAACAAAGGTGCTTGACTTACTTTTGCCCGATACTACTCTTTATACTGCCGTTTATTCAGAAAATATTTCAAGTACTTCCTCACAGCCTCAGACAGCTGTATCTGACAGCGAATTTTTCAATACTGCAATTATTGTTCTTGCCGACCATAACACAAGAGGTGTTGCAGAGATTTTTGCGGCTGTGCTTCAAAGTAATGACTGTCCCGTTGTAGGTGTTGAAACCTACGGTAAGGTTGCTTTTCAGGAAGCTGTCAACTTAGGTGATGAAACGGGAATATACTTTACCTCAAAAAGATTTCTCGATTCAAAAAACAACGAAATAAGCCACGCCGTAGTGCCTGAAAAAACCTTTGAATTAGCTCCCGAAAAGCAAGCTCTTCTTCCCTCTCTTGAGTATTCAGAGGACGACCAGATAACTTCAACCATTGAATATTTCAAAGCTCTGCTACAGCTTGGACCCGAAGAAGCAGAGAAAGAAGAAATCGTAAGCTCAGAGGCTGACTCTTAA
- a CDS encoding ABC transporter permease, giving the protein MRISSNGFFYAFKDALHNLKVNSLMSLASIIVLIACIVITGTSILLMFNINIFITTLENQNEIVLFIDENATDDEISELQSEIYLIENVEFVTFVSKEQALEEYKQEYTDQAEALDALDENPLRHSFHVKIKDLKLYDENAEELKALNNVAKVREKKDTVQKIVNLRHVLTVLAFWIIGILLFMSVFIISNTVRIAMFTRKLEINIMKYVGATDSFIRRPFLFEGMVLGAISGILSLAIQWYVYSHIIVPLLNDLALFQPMLFGSVWNIIVPTFILGGMIIGTIGSILPMRKYLKV; this is encoded by the coding sequence GTGAGAATAAGCTCCAACGGATTTTTTTATGCATTTAAGGATGCATTGCACAACTTAAAGGTAAACAGCCTTATGTCCCTTGCATCAATAATTGTACTTATTGCCTGCATAGTTATAACAGGAACATCAATTTTACTTATGTTCAATATCAATATTTTCATTACCACCTTGGAAAATCAGAACGAGATAGTTCTCTTTATTGATGAAAATGCAACAGATGACGAAATTTCAGAGCTTCAATCAGAAATTTATTTAATTGAAAATGTTGAATTTGTTACCTTTGTTTCAAAAGAACAGGCTTTGGAGGAATATAAGCAGGAGTATACAGACCAGGCAGAAGCCTTGGACGCTCTTGACGAAAACCCCTTGCGCCATTCCTTCCACGTAAAAATCAAGGACCTTAAACTATACGATGAAAATGCCGAAGAATTAAAAGCTTTAAATAACGTTGCAAAGGTTCGTGAGAAAAAAGATACCGTACAGAAAATTGTAAATCTCAGACACGTTTTAACTGTTCTTGCCTTCTGGATAATAGGAATTTTACTGTTTATGTCTGTATTTATTATTTCTAACACAGTGCGTATCGCTATGTTTACAAGAAAATTAGAAATCAACATAATGAAATATGTCGGCGCAACCGACAGCTTTATAAGACGTCCCTTCTTGTTTGAAGGTATGGTTTTAGGCGCAATTTCAGGTATACTCTCCTTGGCTATACAATGGTATGTTTACAGCCATATTATAGTACCTCTTTTAAATGACCTTGCGCTGTTCCAGCCAATGCTGTTCGGCTCTGTATGGAATATTATAGTTCCCACCTTTATTTTGGGCGGTATGATTATAGGTACTATAGGAAGTATTTTACCTATGAGAAAATATCTCAAAGTTTAA
- the ftsE gene encoding cell division ATP-binding protein FtsE yields the protein MIELKDVTKVYDDGTHALENVNLKIDDGEFVFIVGASGAGKSTLIKLLLREETVTSGKIIINGTDIASLTRKELPEFRRKLGVVFQDFRLIPSKNVYENIAFAMRVLGKPVKEIKRRVPTMLDLVDLSDKAKSMPVHLSGGEKQRTALARALINSPKIIIADEPTGNVDPEMSKDIMGLLLGISQTAGITVVVVTHEKSLVDTYNKRVITISDGKVVSDREGGYAL from the coding sequence ATGATAGAGTTAAAAGATGTAACTAAGGTTTATGACGACGGAACTCATGCTCTTGAAAACGTAAATTTGAAGATAGATGACGGCGAGTTTGTCTTTATTGTAGGTGCTTCGGGCGCAGGAAAAAGTACCCTTATAAAGCTACTGCTTCGTGAAGAAACCGTTACAAGCGGTAAAATTATAATTAACGGTACGGATATTGCTTCTCTTACAAGAAAAGAGCTTCCCGAATTCAGACGTAAATTAGGCGTCGTTTTTCAGGATTTCCGTCTTATCCCTTCAAAAAACGTATATGAAAATATCGCCTTTGCCATGCGTGTTTTAGGTAAGCCCGTAAAAGAAATAAAAAGGCGTGTTCCCACAATGCTTGACCTTGTTGACCTTTCCGACAAGGCAAAGAGCATGCCCGTTCACCTTTCGGGCGGTGAAAAGCAAAGAACTGCATTGGCAAGAGCTTTGATAAACAGTCCTAAAATTATTATTGCAGACGAGCCTACAGGAAACGTTGACCCTGAAATGTCTAAGGACATTATGGGACTTTTGCTTGGAATTTCTCAGACTGCAGGAATAACCGTAGTTGTGGTAACTCACGAAAAAAGCCTTGTTGATACCTATAACAAGCGTGTTATCACCATTTCTGACGGCAAGGTTGTAAGCGACAGAGAAGGAGGTTATGCGCTGTGA
- a CDS encoding PucR family transcriptional regulator encodes MSNRLFQSIIHQMKDTIERKIGVLDDTGVIIACSELTLIGEQRENVITELSYSTEVPVIAGYTYKVIGLAAKPDYAVFVEGTDEFASKIASVLAISLGSVKEYSDEKYDKANFVKNIILDNILPGDIYLKARELHFPVDVCRVVLLIRMLDKTDISSFDIIQSLFPEKNKDYIINISETDIVLVKEVRPSIDSKDLEKLGRSIVDTLNGEFYTKSCVGIGTVVDSLKDVARSFKEAQVALEVGKVFDTEKSIVSYDNLGIGRLIYQLPTTLCEMFLNEVFKKGLIESLDHETLYTIQKFFENNLNVSETSRKLFVHRNTLVYRLEKIRRITGLDLRQFDHAIIFKVALMVKRYLVSNPTKY; translated from the coding sequence ATGTCAAACCGTTTATTTCAGTCTATAATCCATCAGATGAAGGATACAATCGAAAGAAAAATAGGTGTTCTTGATGATACAGGTGTTATTATCGCTTGTTCTGAGCTTACCCTTATAGGTGAGCAAAGAGAAAATGTTATTACCGAATTATCCTATTCAACAGAGGTTCCCGTAATAGCAGGCTATACTTACAAGGTAATAGGTCTTGCCGCAAAGCCCGATTACGCTGTTTTTGTTGAGGGTACAGATGAATTTGCTTCTAAAATTGCTTCTGTGCTTGCAATTTCCTTGGGCAGCGTAAAGGAATACAGCGACGAAAAATACGATAAAGCTAACTTTGTTAAAAATATCATTCTTGACAACATATTGCCCGGAGATATTTACTTAAAAGCACGTGAGCTTCATTTCCCTGTTGATGTATGCAGAGTTGTTTTGCTTATCAGAATGCTTGATAAGACAGATATCTCTTCCTTCGATATTATCCAAAGCCTCTTCCCCGAGAAGAACAAGGATTATATCATCAACATAAGCGAAACAGATATTGTGCTTGTTAAAGAGGTACGTCCTTCCATAGATTCTAAGGACCTTGAAAAGCTCGGACGCTCCATCGTTGATACTCTCAACGGAGAATTCTATACAAAATCCTGCGTAGGTATAGGCACTGTTGTTGACAGCCTTAAGGATGTTGCCCGTTCCTTCAAGGAGGCTCAGGTTGCTCTTGAGGTAGGCAAGGTATTTGATACTGAGAAAAGCATCGTAAGCTATGACAATCTGGGAATAGGCCGTCTTATTTATCAGCTTCCCACAACTCTTTGCGAAATGTTCTTAAATGAAGTTTTCAAAAAAGGTCTTATTGAATCTCTTGACCACGAAACTCTCTATACAATTCAGAAGTTCTTTGAAAACAACCTGAACGTTTCCGAAACATCAAGAAAGCTTTTCGTTCACAGAAACACTCTTGTTTACAGACTTGAAAAAATAAGAAGAATTACAGGTCTTGATTTAAGACAGTTTGACCACGCTATTATATTTAAGGTAGCACTTATGGTAAAACGTTATCTTGTTTCCAATCCCACCAAATATTGA
- a CDS encoding aminoglycoside phosphotransferase family protein translates to MDNNLFFKILEITENFNVEGELIFAEAYGCGHINDTYAAYFSCGDKKVRYTVQRINHLVFKNPIDVIENIAKVTNHLREKIIKNGGDPKRETLSLISTKSGNDYYADKTGDFWRIYEFVDDACTYQTATPEIFEESAKGFGRFQSLLSDFDASLLVESIPDFHNTVKRFEAFEKAIERNAAGRADSVKEEIEFFKDRKNDMAVLVNLLEKNELPLRVTHNDTKLNNVLIDNKTKKAICVIDLDTVMPGLSLYDFGDSIRFGASSAEEDERNLDLVYLDLDKFEAYTRGYLSQAGEAMTQKEIENLALSSKILTLECGMRFLTDYLDGDVYFKTHREGHNLDRCRTHIKLVKDMEEKMEQMNKIVEKYTNKRSK, encoded by the coding sequence ATGGATAATAATCTTTTCTTTAAAATTTTAGAAATAACAGAAAATTTCAACGTGGAGGGTGAGCTGATTTTTGCGGAGGCTTACGGCTGCGGACACATTAACGACACATATGCGGCATATTTTTCCTGCGGAGATAAAAAAGTAAGATATACGGTACAGAGAATAAATCATCTTGTTTTTAAAAATCCCATAGATGTTATTGAAAATATTGCCAAGGTTACAAACCACTTGAGAGAAAAAATAATTAAAAACGGCGGAGACCCCAAAAGAGAAACCCTTTCTTTGATAAGCACAAAGTCGGGAAATGATTACTATGCCGATAAAACGGGAGATTTCTGGAGAATTTATGAGTTTGTAGATGATGCGTGTACATATCAGACTGCAACGCCTGAAATTTTCGAGGAGTCGGCAAAGGGCTTCGGACGTTTTCAAAGCTTGCTTTCTGATTTTGATGCAAGTCTTTTGGTGGAAAGTATTCCCGATTTTCACAACACCGTAAAAAGATTTGAAGCCTTTGAAAAGGCTATAGAGAGAAATGCGGCAGGACGTGCTGACAGCGTAAAAGAGGAAATTGAGTTTTTTAAAGACAGAAAGAATGATATGGCTGTTCTTGTAAATTTGCTTGAGAAAAACGAACTGCCTTTGCGAGTTACTCACAACGATACAAAGCTGAATAACGTTTTGATAGATAACAAAACAAAAAAAGCAATCTGCGTAATTGACCTTGATACAGTTATGCCCGGACTTTCACTGTATGATTTTGGGGACAGTATCCGTTTCGGCGCTTCCTCTGCTGAGGAGGACGAAAGAAATCTCGATTTGGTATATCTTGATTTGGACAAATTCGAGGCATATACAAGAGGCTATCTTTCCCAGGCGGGAGAGGCTATGACACAAAAAGAAATAGAAAATCTTGCCCTATCTTCTAAGATTTTAACCCTTGAATGCGGTATGCGCTTTCTTACAGATTATCTTGACGGCGACGTATATTTCAAAACGCACCGTGAGGGTCATAATCTTGACCGTTGCCGTACCCATATCAAGCTTGTTAAGGATATGGAAGAGAAAATGGAGCAGATGAATAAAATCGTAGAAAAATATACAAATAAAAGGAGTAAATAA
- a CDS encoding SIS domain-containing protein: protein MTKMLEEILQQPEVLAKIEEKNKATLMALAKEINDKKIKTAVFSGRGTSDHASIYGQYLFGVKAGLVSSLSMPSCITAYDCEFDFENMLVFGVSQSGKAADALAVLEQANKKNAVTVAVTNDENSPMAKMAKYHLFCNAGEEISVAATKTFTAQMYLLALLYAYMKNDSGFLEELRELPKAVSKLLDNADSIKNQVSRYRYMKEGFVLARGICYPVALEAALKIQETCYIKMKGYAISDFYHGPMAQLDPDVPAIIFAVKGHTFDDAQAMIKKVKEIGISPLVVTDSEELAKENDFSIILPSTKSEFTKPFLLATTAQLFAQYLCVSKGMNPDSPRLLKKVTITK from the coding sequence ATGACTAAAATGTTAGAAGAAATTTTACAGCAACCTGAGGTTCTTGCAAAAATTGAAGAAAAAAACAAAGCTACTCTTATGGCTCTTGCCAAAGAAATAAACGATAAAAAAATTAAGACAGCAGTGTTTTCCGGAAGAGGAACCTCAGACCACGCAAGCATATACGGACAGTACCTTTTCGGAGTTAAAGCAGGTCTTGTTTCATCTCTTTCAATGCCTTCCTGTATAACTGCATACGACTGTGAATTTGATTTTGAAAATATGCTTGTTTTCGGTGTTTCACAATCGGGAAAGGCGGCAGATGCCCTTGCAGTGCTTGAACAGGCAAACAAGAAAAATGCAGTTACCGTTGCAGTTACAAATGATGAAAATTCACCTATGGCAAAGATGGCAAAATATCATCTTTTCTGTAATGCGGGAGAGGAAATTTCCGTTGCCGCTACAAAGACCTTTACTGCTCAGATGTATCTTTTGGCTCTTTTATATGCCTATATGAAAAATGACAGCGGATTTTTAGAGGAGTTAAGAGAGCTTCCAAAGGCTGTATCAAAGCTTCTTGACAATGCTGACAGTATTAAAAATCAGGTTTCCCGTTACCGTTATATGAAGGAGGGCTTTGTTTTAGCAAGAGGAATATGCTATCCTGTTGCATTGGAAGCCGCTTTGAAAATTCAGGAAACCTGTTATATCAAAATGAAGGGCTATGCTATTTCTGATTTTTATCACGGCCCTATGGCACAGCTTGACCCCGATGTTCCTGCAATTATTTTTGCTGTTAAGGGACACACCTTTGACGATGCACAGGCTATGATTAAAAAGGTTAAGGAAATAGGAATATCTCCTCTTGTTGTAACCGACAGCGAGGAGCTTGCAAAGGAAAACGATTTTTCAATAATACTTCCCTCAACCAAATCCGAGTTTACAAAGCCGTTTTTACTTGCAACTACAGCACAGCTTTTTGCACAGTATTTATGCGTATCAAAGGGAATGAATCCCGATTCTCCCAGGTTGTTGAAAAAGGTTACCATAACAAAATAG
- a CDS encoding ROK family protein, protein MEYMGIKANIKNKPVFDEDFYPLKKFFDEYLKGAKKPVVIALYRNQGYVSVYNTFIYGTADKEELDSYYIQRLVKLLLYTKGGYKVVICGDNRVTSYVKRIFSKTGKRAFDNELMERVYDNYFEIVYIPANSAPSENESSSAVNIDKNGNRIGMEINQEFISAVALCNGGLVFSSKEKWEPQANSKPEYHCKFIADMIQKAASKLEKVDCIGVSSAGIHIDNKTMISSLYSLVSDRDFEKKIKNIYIDIASDLETRLRVENDGDVTALAGAQIIDSGNVLGIILGASEGSGYVDKNRNITGWLNELAFAPVACSDSAVFDSWSGDYGCGGQYLSDSAVARLAYKAGFSFEKSLNDTQKREQLQKALQENDQKAIKVFSDIGIYLGHIIPLYAQIYEISHIMLLGEIMASKSGEIIIESAKKVLCEEYPECCNIVLHLPEETVIKEGLSFAAASLN, encoded by the coding sequence ATGGAATATATGGGAATAAAGGCAAATATCAAAAATAAACCCGTATTTGATGAGGATTTTTATCCTCTTAAAAAGTTTTTTGATGAATATCTTAAAGGCGCAAAAAAGCCTGTAGTTATTGCTCTTTACAGAAACCAAGGGTATGTGAGCGTATATAACACCTTTATTTACGGCACTGCAGATAAAGAGGAGCTTGACAGCTATTATATACAGCGTCTTGTAAAGCTTCTTTTGTACACAAAGGGCGGATATAAGGTTGTAATCTGCGGAGATAACAGAGTTACATCCTATGTAAAGCGTATTTTTTCAAAAACAGGAAAAAGAGCCTTTGACAATGAGCTTATGGAAAGAGTATACGATAATTATTTTGAAATTGTATATATTCCCGCAAACAGCGCTCCCTCAGAAAATGAAAGCTCTTCAGCCGTAAATATTGATAAAAACGGAAACCGTATAGGAATGGAAATAAATCAGGAATTTATTTCAGCAGTTGCCCTTTGCAACGGCGGGCTTGTTTTTTCAAGTAAGGAAAAATGGGAGCCTCAGGCTAATTCAAAGCCAGAATATCACTGCAAATTTATAGCGGATATGATACAAAAGGCAGCTTCAAAGCTTGAAAAGGTTGATTGCATAGGTGTAAGCAGTGCAGGTATTCATATAGATAATAAAACAATGATTTCATCTCTTTATTCTCTTGTATCAGACAGGGATTTCGAGAAAAAAATCAAGAATATTTATATAGATATTGCATCTGATTTGGAAACAAGGCTAAGAGTTGAAAATGACGGTGACGTTACTGCTCTTGCAGGGGCACAAATTATAGACAGCGGCAATGTTTTGGGCATTATTTTGGGTGCTTCCGAGGGCAGCGGCTATGTGGATAAAAATCGCAATATAACAGGCTGGCTCAACGAGCTTGCTTTTGCTCCCGTTGCTTGCTCTGACAGCGCTGTTTTTGACAGCTGGTCGGGAGATTACGGCTGCGGAGGTCAGTATCTTTCAGACAGTGCCGTTGCAAGACTTGCTTATAAAGCAGGCTTTTCATTTGAAAAGTCTTTGAACGATACTCAAAAACGTGAACAGCTTCAAAAAGCTCTGCAGGAAAACGACCAAAAAGCAATTAAGGTTTTCTCCGATATAGGCATATATTTAGGTCATATAATTCCTCTTTATGCTCAGATTTATGAAATCTCTCATATTATGCTTTTGGGCGAAATTATGGCATCAAAAAGCGGAGAAATTATAATTGAGTCAGCAAAAAAGGTTCTTTGTGAGGAATATCCCGAATGCTGTAATATAGTCTTGCATTTACCTGAAGAAACAGTTATAAAGGAAGGCTTAAGCTTTGCGGCGGCAAGTCTTAACTAA
- the cysK gene encoding cysteine synthase A produces MNIYKSVSELIGRTPLMELCAYEKKHSLKAKIYAKLEMFNPAGSVKDRVAKAMLDDAEQRGIINKDTVIIEPTSGNTGIGLASLASARGYKIILTMPETMSVERRNLLKAYGAEIVLTEGEKGMAGAIQKAEELKEKYDNSFIPGQFENPSNPEAHKRTTGREIWEDTDGKVDIFVACVGTGGTLSGTGEFLKSQNPNIKIVAVEPSASAVLSGKKAGPHKIQGIGAGFIPKTLNTSIYDEIITVDDEDALASGNEIAKSEGILVGISSGAAVFAAKELAKREENKDKNIVVLFPDTGERYLSTPMFDM; encoded by the coding sequence ATGAATATATATAAATCAGTATCAGAGCTTATCGGAAGAACACCGCTTATGGAGCTGTGCGCCTATGAAAAAAAGCATAGCTTAAAGGCTAAAATTTATGCTAAACTGGAAATGTTTAACCCTGCGGGAAGCGTCAAGGACAGAGTGGCAAAGGCTATGCTTGACGATGCGGAGCAAAGAGGAATTATAAATAAAGATACAGTTATTATAGAGCCTACCAGCGGAAACACAGGGATAGGCCTTGCAAGTCTTGCAAGCGCAAGAGGATATAAAATAATTTTGACTATGCCTGAAACTATGAGTGTTGAGCGCAGAAATCTTCTCAAGGCTTACGGGGCAGAGATTGTTCTCACCGAGGGTGAAAAAGGAATGGCAGGGGCTATACAAAAGGCAGAGGAACTGAAAGAAAAATACGATAACAGCTTTATCCCCGGTCAGTTTGAAAACCCCTCAAATCCCGAAGCGCATAAAAGGACAACAGGTAGGGAAATATGGGAGGATACCGACGGAAAGGTGGATATCTTTGTGGCTTGCGTAGGCACAGGGGGAACCTTAAGCGGTACAGGAGAATTTTTAAAATCTCAAAATCCCAATATAAAAATAGTGGCAGTTGAGCCGTCAGCCTCTGCTGTTTTGTCGGGTAAAAAGGCAGGTCCTCATAAAATTCAGGGAATAGGGGCAGGCTTTATCCCTAAAACTCTCAATACATCAATTTATGATGAAATTATAACAGTTGACGACGAGGATGCTCTTGCAAGCGGAAATGAAATAGCAAAAAGCGAGGGTATTCTGGTGGGAATTTCTTCGGGTGCAGCTGTTTTTGCGGCAAAAGAGCTTGCAAAGAGAGAGGAAAATAAAGACAAAAATATCGTTGTTTTGTTCCCTGATACAGGGGAAAGATATCTTTCAACTCCTATGTTTGATATGTAA
- a CDS encoding cation transporter yields the protein MKKSTKNMLFAFLLNFSFSLIELIGGILTNSISIISDSVHDFGDSLSIGTSLFLEKKSEKKPDEKYTYGYLRYSLVGALLNSVILIVGAVFVVYNSINRIISPCPVSYDGMLVLAVLGVIINGFAALKTSHSHSINEKTLSLHMLEDVLGWLAVLVGSVVIKFTKWYFIDPVLSLCITVFILINAFKSLKTVFNVLLEKAPENIDISEIKSNLLKIKGVADIHHIHLWTLDGNNNYMTLHAVIDKETTADEYEQIKKNIRCLLEQHSIVHSTLELEYVKCDSSHCHIEKSHSHHGHHHH from the coding sequence ATGAAAAAATCCACCAAAAATATGCTGTTTGCTTTTCTTTTGAACTTTTCTTTTTCTCTTATTGAATTAATAGGCGGAATTTTAACAAACAGTATTTCAATTATTTCCGATTCCGTTCACGATTTCGGGGACAGTCTTTCTATCGGCACCTCTTTGTTTCTCGAAAAGAAATCAGAAAAAAAGCCTGACGAAAAATACACCTACGGATATTTGCGTTATTCTTTGGTCGGTGCTCTTCTAAACTCTGTTATTTTAATAGTGGGAGCTGTATTTGTTGTATACAACAGCATAAACCGTATTATAAGCCCTTGTCCCGTAAGCTATGACGGAATGCTTGTTTTAGCTGTTTTAGGCGTTATAATAAATGGCTTTGCCGCACTTAAAACCTCTCACAGCCACTCTATAAACGAAAAAACGCTCAGCCTTCATATGCTTGAAGATGTTTTAGGCTGGCTTGCCGTTTTAGTGGGCAGTGTTGTTATAAAATTTACAAAATGGTACTTTATTGACCCTGTTTTATCTCTTTGTATAACTGTTTTCATTTTGATAAATGCTTTTAAAAGCTTAAAAACGGTTTTCAATGTTTTGCTGGAAAAAGCGCCCGAAAATATTGATATATCGGAAATTAAAAGCAATTTATTAAAAATTAAAGGTGTTGCCGATATTCATCATATACACCTTTGGACACTTGACGGAAACAATAATTATATGACCCTGCACGCAGTAATTGATAAAGAAACAACAGCCGACGAATATGAACAGATTAAGAAAAATATCCGTTGCTTACTTGAACAGCATAGCATTGTCCATTCAACCCTTGAGCTTGAATATGTGAAATGCGACTCTTCTCACTGTCATATAGAAAAAAGCCATTCTCATCACGGACATCATCACCATTAA